A section of the Harmonia axyridis chromosome 2, icHarAxyr1.1, whole genome shotgun sequence genome encodes:
- the LOC123673453 gene encoding uncharacterized protein LOC123673453: MKREKQRTQLISVQRRGLLRVASAYRTVSSEAAQVIAAFPPIDLMVAEACFLFKIGTRLPGNRNMARKRTLRMWQKRWEEGKTESDLCELCQVPDSPEHVYAVCLRFKSERHKVKLEMGRLPDVMELVETMTANKDKWNIMYEYITSIMRRKEEEDRRRQQEER; the protein is encoded by the exons ATGAAAAGGGAAAAACAGAGGACACAACTTATCAGCGTACAGAGGAGGGGACTGCTACGGGTGGCGTCAGCTTACCGAACGGTGTCTTCGGAGGCGGCTCAGGTCATTGCCGCTTTTCCGCCAATCGACCTGATGGTCGCAGAAGCGTGTTTTTTATTTAAGATTGGCACTAGATTGCCGGGAAACAGGAATATGGCACGGAAAAGAACCTTGAGAATGTGGCAGAAGAGATGGGAGGAGG GGAAAACTGAAAGCGATTTGTGCGAACTGTGCCAGGTCCCGGACAGTCCGGAACACGTATACGCCGTGTGCCTGAGATTTAAATCGGAAAGACATAAAGTGAAGTTGGAGATGGGGAGGCTTCCGGACGTGATGGAACTCGTAGAAACAATGACAGCAAACAAGGACAAGTGGAATATTATGTACGAGTACATTACAAGTATTATGAGGagaaaggaagaagaagatagGCGCAGACAGCAGGAGGAAAGATGA